From the genome of Danio aesculapii chromosome 16, fDanAes4.1, whole genome shotgun sequence, one region includes:
- the LOC130243644 gene encoding interferon-inducible GTPase 5-like yields the protein MSELVNISNDEDGPSQSSGSSNTSQTFSDKDCKETTFPKSSQTFIQEKTEDKSDPSSFTKRSTISPRKLLSKLQIPEKRNQTDHNEKLSEKDLKDKKPEEEEEDKNENLYTVSSEFLSMMSNATEDPDSISVDMKEIIDAKPKEKTKKLKDKLTELENVTLNMAITGMTGAGKSSFVNALRGLRDDDEGAASTGTTETTMKPNMYEHPFMPNVKIWDLPGIGSPKFRAKKYLKDVNFHMYDFFLIVTSERFRENDIELAKAINKSNKLFYFIRTKIDNDVHAESHKRNFDERILLDKIREDCKVNLLKLNISKIFLISSFHLERYDFQKLVNTLEEELPKNKRFALIQSLPVYSLETLTKKITYFKKLIWLNAVGAGVGAFPPIPGVSLAVDYGIMKKFFKQVFMAFGLSNQALEALSERVNKPVEVLNAAKTSRFKDGVTERILIDMMSNPVIAITKTLGTIMALLPGGALPAGGAAVASVHYLLNVGLKEMADDTRKVLVISQLA from the coding sequence ATGTCAGAGTTGGTAAACATCTCTAATGATGAAGATGGCCCCAGCCAGTCTTCTGGATCATCAAACACATCGCAGACATTCAGCGACAAAGACTGCAAAGAAACTACATTTCCAAAATCCTCACAAACATTCATTCAAGAAAAGACTGAAGACAAAAGTGATCCTTCATCATTTACCAAACGTTCAACAATCAGTCCAAGAAAGTTGCTGTCCAAACTGCAAATACCTGAGAAACGTAATCAAACTGACCATAATGAGAAGCTCAGTGAAAAAGACCTTAAAGACAAAAAgcctgaggaggaggaggaagataaaaatgaaaatctttaTACAGTTTCTAGTGAATTTCTAAGCATGATGTCGAATGCCACAGAAGATCCAGACTCAATCAGTGTAGATATGAAGGAAATAATTGACGCTAAGcctaaagaaaaaacaaagaaactaaaAGATAAACTGACAGAGTTGGAGAATGTTACGCTTAACATGGCTATAACTGGCATGACAGGAGCAGGAAAGTCTTCCTTTGTCAATGCCCTGCGAGGCCTTCGTGATGATGATGAGGGAGCAGCTTCCACAGGAACAACTGAGACCACCATGAAGCCAAACATGTATGAGCATCCCTTCATGCCAAACGTGAAGATCTGGGACCTGCCAGGAATCGGGAGTCCAAAATTCAGAGCAAAGAAATACCTAAAAGATGTCAATTTCCACATGTATGACTTTTTTCTCATAGTGACCTCAGAAAGGTTTAGGGAGAACGACATTGAGCTGGCCAAAGCCATCAATAAGAGCAACAAGCTGTTTTATTTCATTCGCACCAAAATTGACAATGACGTTCATGCTGAATCCCACAAAAGAAACTTCGATGAGCGCATACTGCTTGATAAAATCCGAGAGGACTGTAAGGTGAACCTTCTGAAATTGAATATTTCCAAAATATTCCTAATTTCTTCATTTCATTTGGAGAGATACGACTTTCAGAAGCTGGTCAACACCCTTGAGGAGGAACTTCCCAAAAACAAGAGATTTGCTCTCATTCAATCTTTGCCTGTTTATTCCCTCGAGACCCTCACAAAGAAGATAACCTACTTCAAGAAACTCATTTGGCTGAATGCTGTTGGGGCCGGAGTTGGTGCGTTTCCTCCAATCCCAGGAGTGTCACTGGCAGTTGATTACGGCATAATGAAAAAGTTCTTTAAGCAAGTCTTCATGGCATTCGGCCTATCAAATCAGGCACTGGAGGCACTGTCAGAACGAGTGAACAAACCGGTGGAGGTTCTGAACGCCGCCAAGACTTCACGCTTCAAAGATGGAGTCACTGAGCGTATTCTGATAGACATGATGTCTAATCCAGTCATTGCTATCACCAAGACTCTGGGAACCATAATGGCTCTGCTGCCCGGAGGAGCTCTGCCCGCAGGGGGCGCAGCTGTAGCCTCTGTGCACTACTTGCTGAATGTAGGACTCAAGGAGATGGCAGATGACACCAGGAAAGTTCTTGTCATCTCACAACTTGCCTAA